The Borrelia parkeri genome window below encodes:
- a CDS encoding Vsp/OspC family lipoprotein, with translation MMKRITFCALLMTLFLLMSCNNSGTSPKDGQAAKSDGTLIDLKSVSSKITEAVAFAKSVTEVHTLVKSIDELAKAIGKKIKNDGTLENETDKNGSLLAGVHSVISAVKTKVEALETTSGISNELKTKITEVKSKSEAFLGKLKDKSSDLGKNEATDAHAKAAILTTDATKDKGAKELGELNTSIDELLTAANGAVTSAIKELSTPAKSASSAQSN, from the coding sequence ATAATGAAAAGAATTACTTTTTGTGCGTTATTAATGACTTTATTTTTACTCATGTCTTGTAATAATTCAGGGACTTCTCCTAAAGATGGACAAGCGGCTAAATCTGATGGTACTCTTATTGATTTAAAGTCAGTAAGTTCAAAAATAACAGAGGCTGTTGCTTTTGCTAAGAGTGTTACAGAAGTTCATACTTTAGTTAAATCCATTGATGAGCTCGCTAAAGCTATTGGGAAGAAAATTAAAAATGATGGTACTTTGGAAAATGAAACGGATAAGAATGGATCATTGCTTGCAGGAGTGCATAGTGTAATATCAGCTGTAAAAACTAAAGTAGAAGCATTGGAAACAACAAGTGGAATTTCTAATGAGTTAAAAACTAAGATTACTGAGGTTAAAAGTAAATCTGAAGCATTCTTAGGTAAATTGAAAGATAAATCCAGTGATCTTGGGAAAAATGAAGCTACTGATGCTCATGCAAAAGCAGCTATATTGACAACTGATGCTACTAAAGATAAAGGAGCAAAAGAACTTGGTGAGCTTAATACATCAATTGATGAATTGTTAACGGCTGCTAATGGTGCAGTAACATCTGCAATTAAGGAGCTTTCAACCCCTGCTAAGTCAGCATCTTCTGCTCAATCTAACTAA
- the bdr gene encoding Bdr family repetitive protein yields MQDSSLHSVVNTQIFNGHITEEIIYQEFVKMGMQDFVANDLSKRYYRNELTYKDIEYLETTFNLKLEKVETLLQAEIKSVESSLQAEIQRVETNLKSDIRDLDNKIDNVENNLNTKIDTKFNDLDNKIDNVRNEVSLVRKDMEINRVELDNKLDKTASEFKSTSRLHNWMFGTLITLNIGIFLTLISIVYSLLNK; encoded by the coding sequence ATGCAAGATTCATCACTACATTCTGTTGTTAATACACAAATTTTTAATGGGCATATTACAGAGGAGATTATATATCAAGAATTTGTAAAAATGGGTATGCAGGATTTCGTTGCAAATGATCTCTCTAAAAGATATTACCGTAATGAACTGACTTATAAGGATATTGAGTATTTAGAGACTACTTTTAACCTTAAGCTTGAAAAAGTTGAAACACTATTACAAGCTGAAATTAAATCTGTAGAGTCAAGCTTACAAGCTGAGATTCAAAGGGTTGAGACAAACTTAAAATCCGATATTAGAGACTTGGATAATAAAATAGATAATGTTGAGAATAATCTTAATACCAAGATAGATACTAAATTTAATGACCTGGATAATAAGATTGATAATGTTAGAAATGAGGTTTCTCTTGTTAGAAAAGATATGGAAATTAATAGGGTGGAGCTTGATAATAAACTTGATAAAACCGCATCAGAATTTAAGAGTACATCAAGACTTCATAATTGGATGTTTGGTACTCTTATTACCCTCAATATAGGGATATTTTTAACATTAATATCCATAGTCTATTCATTATTGAATAAGTAA
- a CDS encoding plasmid maintenance protein, protein MKDTKKTTNKHQHKLIVLISTLDYMNLKFKKYIQSDILYYFNNNMKKNGYKPTKIKTIQNYLYKLEKVLGVTINYHRHLGVNMGTEIHYELKYSKKECYRIINKHFRDKKEERHQKRVIAYLEKTCNKNSSVEKEECYYNTYNKEEKNKKTIEKLQIEQYARKCNFKSNTFFSILNLKLEKNTKIEILKLLKRTENFIENGIYKKQKDIKLRISKFKSKQQELSKILNNTKINLENEGYNSKQLETQIQNVYNQYKHKPHFIIENDKYNDLRKILGKLKDSVELIKVNVKEDGKDIKNNVFSILLDQLKHKIKTSVLIPILKDYLNKQNLLTYSKVFSNHYYYELLDILNNNKDYLKLEEFERIYS, encoded by the coding sequence ATGAAGGATACAAAAAAAACTACCAACAAACATCAACACAAATTAATAGTTTTAATATCTACATTAGATTACATGAACTTAAAGTTTAAAAAATATATTCAAAGTGACATACTTTATTATTTTAATAATAATATGAAAAAAAATGGATACAAACCCACTAAAATTAAAACAATACAAAATTATCTTTATAAATTAGAAAAAGTATTAGGAGTCACAATTAACTATCACAGACATTTGGGTGTTAACATGGGAACTGAAATTCATTATGAGCTTAAATACTCTAAAAAAGAATGTTACCGCATAATCAACAAACACTTTAGAGATAAAAAAGAAGAGAGACATCAAAAACGTGTTATTGCATATCTTGAAAAGACTTGCAATAAAAATAGCAGTGTAGAAAAAGAGGAGTGTTATTATAATACTTATAATAAAGAAGAGAAGAATAAAAAAACCATAGAAAAATTACAAATAGAACAATATGCCAGAAAGTGCAACTTCAAATCAAATACTTTCTTCTCTATTTTGAATTTAAAACTAGAAAAAAATACTAAAATTGAAATACTTAAATTGCTCAAAAGAACTGAAAATTTTATTGAAAATGGTATATATAAGAAACAAAAAGATATCAAGTTAAGAATAAGCAAATTTAAAAGTAAGCAACAAGAACTAAGCAAAATACTAAACAATACAAAGATCAACTTGGAAAATGAAGGATATAACAGTAAACAGTTAGAGACACAAATACAAAACGTATACAACCAATATAAGCATAAACCCCATTTTATAATAGAGAATGACAAATACAATGACTTAAGAAAGATATTAGGCAAACTTAAAGATTCAGTTGAACTTATTAAAGTAAATGTAAAAGAAGACGGGAAAGACATTAAAAACAATGTATTTAGTATACTTCTTGATCAATTGAAACATAAAATAAAAACATCAGTATTGATACCAATATTAAAAGATTATTTAAATAAACAAAACTTATTAACATATAGCAAGGTATTTAGTAATCATTATTACTATGAGCTTTTAGATATATTAAACAATAATAAAGATTATTTAAAATTAGAGGAATTTGAGAGAATTTACAGTTAA
- a CDS encoding DUF226 domain-containing protein: MESVLERLKKKKLEIKEKRDKPIFVKIENKNNKTLYHTKIMKDLYVFGINKNQRNKFFISFRELFNQERIEFFHLFSLRDDDKFLGLFYGYRKPIKNVVTRYEENGVMKTSTFSKAYYIEFRFKKGSVFCYLKEISYLLKKDKSDTKYSKTLIEKLAKLEKQIYEFYGKNLTDGGLINKWIQKRQK; the protein is encoded by the coding sequence GTGGAGAGTGTATTAGAACGTCTTAAAAAGAAGAAGTTAGAAATTAAGGAAAAAAGGGATAAACCTATTTTTGTTAAGATCGAGAATAAAAATAACAAAACTTTGTATCACACAAAAATAATGAAGGACTTATATGTATTTGGTATTAACAAAAATCAAAGGAATAAATTTTTCATTTCATTTAGGGAATTATTTAATCAAGAAAGGATAGAGTTTTTTCATCTATTTTCTTTAAGAGATGATGATAAATTCTTAGGTCTTTTTTATGGTTATAGGAAACCAATAAAGAATGTTGTAACAAGGTATGAGGAAAATGGTGTTATGAAAACATCTACATTTTCAAAAGCTTATTACATAGAATTTAGATTTAAAAAGGGAAGTGTGTTTTGCTATTTAAAAGAGATATCTTATTTACTCAAAAAAGATAAATCGGACACAAAGTATTCCAAAACTTTAATTGAAAAACTTGCAAAATTAGAAAAACAAATATATGAATTTTATGGTAAAAATTTAACAGATGGGGGCCTTATAAATAAATGGATACAAAAAAGACAAAAGTAA
- a CDS encoding ParA family protein, which translates to MDTKKTKVITLASIKGGVGKSVSSIIFATLLAQKHKVLLIDMDTQASTTSYYSGKLAKLDMSLIDKNIYEVLKTNLSINNARFVIDENLDLIPSYLSLHQFNIEPIPFKEMKLKKQLKQLEIDYDYIVIDTNPSLDFTLVNALVCSDYIVVPMTAEKWAVESLDLFEFFVNKLDLSFSVFLLVTRFRKNNTHKYLLDILKSKSNFLGTISEREDLNKRIAGDSTFDLNRDYIHEYQKALDIFLEEIYQKINVH; encoded by the coding sequence ATGGATACAAAAAAGACAAAAGTAATAACTTTAGCATCAATTAAAGGTGGTGTCGGAAAAAGTGTAAGCTCAATTATATTTGCAACACTACTGGCCCAAAAACATAAAGTGCTTTTAATAGATATGGATACACAGGCTTCTACTACCAGTTATTATTCTGGTAAGCTTGCAAAATTGGATATGAGTCTTATAGATAAAAATATTTACGAAGTTTTAAAGACCAATTTGAGCATTAATAATGCAAGATTTGTTATTGATGAGAATTTAGATTTAATACCAAGTTATTTAAGCTTGCATCAGTTCAACATAGAACCAATTCCTTTCAAAGAAATGAAACTTAAAAAACAATTAAAACAATTAGAAATTGATTATGATTATATAGTAATTGATACGAATCCTAGTTTAGATTTTACTTTAGTCAATGCTTTAGTTTGTAGTGATTATATAGTAGTCCCGATGACAGCAGAAAAATGGGCAGTTGAAAGTTTGGATTTGTTTGAATTTTTTGTCAATAAATTGGATTTATCTTTTTCTGTTTTTCTGTTAGTTACTAGATTTAGAAAAAATAATACACACAAATATCTTCTTGATATTTTAAAGTCTAAGAGTAATTTTTTAGGAACTATATCTGAAAGAGAAGATTTAAATAAAAGGATAGCAGGAGATAGTACTTTTGATTTAAATAGAGACTATATACATGAATATCAAAAAGCATTGGATATCTTCTTAGAAGAAATATATCAAAAAATAAATGTTCACTAG
- a CDS encoding chromosome replication/partitioning protein: MKIKLNKRALEGRNLSDHEKILTHYNKLKEKLIINFKDEIFSKIETIKVLKEIKDKGYYKLDGYRNFIDFILNFNLAKTQVYNYLKIASAMEEGLINDDFILKNGFNQTLFFIKANDKLTLKKSRQNPIKPLRFQLKNQESYDFYKKNAKFTGFILDKLFLSKKDLLEDFMKEFKSLKGD; the protein is encoded by the coding sequence ATGAAAATAAAATTAAATAAGAGGGCTCTAGAAGGTAGAAATTTATCAGATCACGAGAAAATATTAACCCATTATAATAAATTAAAAGAAAAGCTGATTATAAATTTTAAAGATGAAATTTTTTCTAAAATAGAAACAATAAAAGTTTTAAAGGAGATCAAGGATAAAGGATATTATAAATTAGATGGCTACAGAAATTTCATTGATTTTATATTAAATTTTAATTTAGCAAAGACACAAGTGTATAATTACCTAAAAATAGCCTCAGCAATGGAAGAAGGGTTAATAAATGATGATTTTATTTTAAAAAATGGGTTTAATCAAACTTTATTTTTCATTAAAGCCAATGATAAATTAACACTAAAAAAATCAAGACAAAATCCAATAAAGCCATTAAGGTTTCAGCTTAAGAATCAAGAAAGTTATGATTTTTATAAAAAAAATGCCAAATTTACAGGATTTATATTAGATAAACTTTTTTTAAGTAAAAAAGATTTGCTAGAAGATTTCATGAAAGAATTTAAAAGTTTGAAAGGCGATTAG
- a CDS encoding Mlp family lipoprotein: MKGALDHIQSELAKYTGGDANDQKNTFKKVMKGSFESNNNNLDQFKEQITSTYRIAGS, from the coding sequence ATTAAAGGAGCATTAGATCATATACAAAGTGAACTTGCAAAATACACAGGTGGTGATGCTAATGATCAAAAAAACACTTTTAAAAAAGTAATGAAAGGTTCATTTGAAAGCAATAACAATAATTTAGATCAATTTAAAGAACAAATAACAAGCACTTATAGGATAGCAGGAAGTTAA
- a CDS encoding variable large family protein: MWGFKNRFLKLVISLGNDFLNVFTSFGDMVGGILGFNTETKKSDVGTYFKTVHDTV; the protein is encoded by the coding sequence TTGTGGGGATTTAAGAATAGATTCTTAAAGTTGGTTATTAGTTTAGGTAATGACTTTTTAAATGTTTTCACTTCTTTTGGTGATATGGTTGGTGGTATTTTAGGTTTTAATACTGAGACTAAAAAGTCTGATGTTGGAACCTACTTTAAGACAGTTCATGATACTGTATAA
- a CDS encoding variable large family protein yields the protein MVQERSDAAIPKDATLAGGIALRAVAKEGKCCRY from the coding sequence ATGGTTCAAGAACGTAGTGATGCTGCTATACCTAAGGATGCAACTCTAGCAGGAGGTATAGCATTAAGAGCTGTGGCAAAGGAAGGAAAGTGTTGCAGATATTGA